GATGACTGATGTTCCTCTTGATAAGCCAGACTTTGAGGATACATCACCTATTAACTATGATATAAATAGTCTCTAGCTTAAAGATCCTCTTCAAGGTGGCAAGAATTATTCTAGACAATTTTTTGATAACATCCctactgatccatttaggtaaCTACTTGATTTTTCCTCATAACCTTCAACAATATCAAGTTCTGTAAGATTGGTGCAAGAGGGGAATGCTATAAAACTTGAtgacatttttaataataaaaaacacttgCAAGATGCAATGGCTCAATTTGTGTTGGATAAAGGATTCTAGTACAGAGTAGTTAGGTTAGACATAATGAGATGGAAGATTAAGTGTTTTGATGAGAAATGTAAATGGTTTCTATCAAGAAGAAAAGTAAAACCAAGTATTTTGAATCCATAAAATGAATCTCATACACATATTCAATAGATCAGATAAAACCACATCATAGACAAGCTGAAGCTTGAATTTTAGGCCAATTAATGAAGTTGAGGTTTGTGTTAATTGATCGTATTTATCAACCTAAACAGATTATTATTGACATCGTTGAcaagtataaaattgatatatcatattcatcCTAGCATTTCGAAGAATAAAAAGTTATAACCCTATTAGGATTAACTTTATTCAACCGACTTCATAACAATAATGTACATACCTCCGCAATAAGGGATGATGTACATAGAGAACTATGAACTGATACTCCCTCATGGCTAGAACCTtgtacaaaatataataataaattgtttagcaacatttcatataaaatgttgTAATATGTAATTACTAACCTTGACTGGGGGAGAAGGAGAAGGAATCACAATGCGTAGGGAAAAAGCCTATGACAACCATTGGGAGAACCTTGTATGAAACGtaacaataaattattcaataacatttcatataatatgttgtaacaaatttaataattactaACCTCAAATAGGGGAGGAGAGGAAATCTGGTAAGCATACTGGTGTGGGCTTACCAGAACCGTCACAAGAAccctatatgaatatatatgtgttagaCAAACAGGTAGAAAAAATATTTGGTAACGAATAAATAAACATGTGACATTTTCACCTAAACGACTGTATCTAGTAAGATCTGTGtcacgatgtcctccaaacaacttatttgagttttcatACAAGACATCTTACTAGAAATCTCCTCTCGTAAAAGAGATATCTCGTGTTGCATCCTTTCCAAAATAAGATTGCCTCATCTCATCAATACAACATCAAATGTGGACACCATGGGGGGCCATAGTGATAGGCAAAAGGGGCTATATCATGAATGCCATATTGATAAGCGAAAGGGCGCTCCATCATAAATGGCATGCTAATGGGTGAAGGGCACTCAACCAATAGAGAAATATGAGCTAGCTCAACAAATGATAACATGGGAGGACTCAGCTCAATAAGTGGAGATGCATTGACTGTAGGAGTTGATGATAATgatattgatgttgatgttgatgttggtGGAAAGAAAGGATACAAACTTGTTAGTCCAAAGTAGCCAACAACATCAATACACCATGGCATCTGTTCCTCGGGTTAGCAAGTATCCAATAGGAAATTGATATCATCCTACTCATTAAACTATAACAATTAGCATTTTCTTAATCAATTAATCTATTGAAAGATACTAACTAAATTTTAGTTGAATAAATATCTTATATCACCCCTTATTGGGAGGTTTTTCAACGTTTACCTAAACATGTATGGAAACACAAAACAATCAAATAGATCTACCTACTCAGACATGGAGTCAAGCGTTTTGTATATCCAAAGTtgtaatgacaaaataaaagtttagattccatcaatttacttaaaaaatatatatattatttacattgaTTCATTTACTTGAAAAACTTGAGGGAACCCTACAATACTGTACTTTCTCTTGTTGGTGTTGGGCGAGTCCGATGACAACCTCATAATGGCTTTACAAATAGATGAGTATGTCGTAACCCACACCGATTTCTTCAAGGATATGTATTAAATCCATcaagatgatcaaccaactggaGAAACCGTATATCAACCTTTTTTCAGTTATCATTCCCTTGTAATATCATATAGagacaatataataaaatcaatttaattgcaTCCTTATCATTACCCCTCTATAGTCTCACAGTAAATACCCTTTGAATATCACCGTGAGTCACAGATCTGACACCCTTGAAATATATGTCTCTAATCCTGTTTTTGGCATCCCATGACATATACATCGCAATGTCAATGAATATAGAAAAGTGAAGGTCAATAACAAGAGAAAACTCATATGGGTTAAACTTCACGTCAACTTCATTGATCTGAAACCATAATTGGTCTCTCATCTCACGTCATAACCTTTCTTAATATAAATGAGGGGACCAGGACTAAACTAAATCTCATGTCTCTAAATCGAAGAAAATATCCAAAAGACATCCTCTCAAACATTTGTAACTTCCTCTAAGTTAAAGTAGACATGATCAGGGTTATGGTTTTCTTTTTACCCAAGTTGTTATCTCTGCTAGAAAGTGTACACTTTCATCAACAAATCTCAATTCCCCTTTTTGTTCCCTTCTCTGATCCCTCTGATGCTCCTCacgtcttctttttttttagtctttctgtcaaacaataaaaaaattgttagcatgataattttcttaatatgATTACAataattcgaaaaaacaaattgaaaattcgAAACCTACACATAAATAACCTTAAAATGAAATGTACATATCccttaaataagtaaaatttatcaattatcacAATTATTCGGAAAAACagactaaaaatttgaaaactaaaagtcAAAAAACCCTAGgacaataaatatttcaatttgccCCCTAAATCATGACAACTTTCTATTTGCCCCCTCTAATccataacaattttaattttccccTTTATAAACCTCATATTTAGAAAAAACcaataagaaattcaaaatctaCATGTCTAAAAACCTTGGTATGAAAGTATATATCCCCTAAATAAGTACAATctattaattatcttaataattcaaaaaaagggattgtaaatttgaaaactacatattaaaaaatcttatgataacaaaaatttcaatttaccccctaaatttatgaaattcaCAACATGCCCCAAATTCatggaaattttcaatttgcCCCCTTGAGTACATGACAAtttcattttacccctaaaatACATAACAATTTTGTTGGCCCCCCTCATGAACTTGATAATTAAATATGCCCCATAAACCCAAAAACGTCATTTTACCCCTCCTAAACCCATTAAATTAAATCTATTCGCCAAAATCCAAAGACTAACAACTTTCTCACTATCGTGAAATATCACAAAGGGTCACTATTTAAAAACTCGTTTTTTCCCCTTATTATGAAATATTACAAAGAGTCACTATTGAAAACTCCTATTTTCTCTCCTATCACGAATGTTACGTACTGtttgaaaacttgcattttCCTCCTATTACGAAAATTCTAAAAACTCAGTTGTTTCTTGATGAATATATACGTTTTGCGATATGTGAGTCATAATATTCATTGCGAAACGACCTCTCCACCATAActtataaccaaaaaaatacaatttttgaatCTCATTTCAACACAAAAGAAATATATGCATACTATAGAACAAAAGCCctcaaaaaatttcattcaaaacatacaaaaatcAACCCATAAAATTGATTGTTTATATTGAAAActctaactctaaatcatgaaaaatatttatttaatcagtgaaatatcaatatcaaattGATTAAAAGTTGGTAAAGAATGAATTACTAACCTCAACCATTTTCGTCATCGAAAAACTGAAGAAAGTCGTCAGAATTTGAAGGTTTTGTGATATTTCATGATGGTGAACATTAATTTCTGTGTATTGTGAAATGAGATTTTGTTAAGTACAATATTTTCATGAAAGGATTTTTGCGTTTTATGAGAATATATAAGGGGCAGTATCATTAGTTTACCTTTTTTTGGacatttttgttgaatgaaGAAAGATGGGAATATTTTTGCTTAGGTTAGGTTATGATGggaaacttaatttaatttccttttaattaatttccgtTTAAAAAATTAGGTAAGGGTAGCAATTTAATTCCCAAAGCGGTACCAAACTCAAAACGACAACGCGTAAAATAAATACACCGTGAGGAAGCAAAGCAAGGGTTATTGtattaataactattttatattatttaaatacttaatgcTCGTCGTGGCTTCTCCTGATAACTCGCTTCTTTGGACTGTCTTTTTAAACCAAAAGTGTGCTATGGTTTCTGATTCTGCCCTTTCGATCACTGAAGTAGTTCTGTCTGTTGTGTACTGTTTGAGTCGGATCTGGCGTTttcttcgtttttttttttttaaggtgattattatcattattattttgcattttgCTTTTGATGTGGGTCAAAAAATCAAGACTTGTTCCTTGCTTTGTTTTCATGGTTACTTTTTTCATCATGTTTGAAGCCACATTGTTTTTTGTAAGTCTTCCAATTTTCTTGCTGTGGTTGATTTTGTTTCACTGTTATATTGATAAAGGCGggcttttgttaatttttcgaATTGTTTTTAGGTGGTCGACTCTGAGGGAGAGGTTAATTCATTGCTGCAAAGGTGGAATAAGCCTGTAGGTGAAGttaaatttcattctttttttttttttatgatatagtAAGCCCTCTTTTTGAGTTAAAACTGGAAAGTTACTAATGCTTCTTGAGTTGGATATGGCGATTGAGGCCTTTTCCCCATAAGTGATACTGTGTTGTGTAAAATAGCTATCTTGTGTATGTGGGTTGGCTACAAAGATTGAAATTTTGGTgggattttaaaaattttgaagcttTAATTATTTTGTGTGTGAGAAGGTAAATTCAAGTTAAGTTTGTAGGGCTTGCAATGGATCATGTTGTTCGTGTAGAGAAAATATATCTAATTGATCTTGAAAGTGGGTGTGTGGATAGCGAAGATGGTTCTAGGGAAGACAGTATATCTAGTGTTAAAAAGCAGGTGAAGATGTTGCTAGCTAAAGTCTGTAGTCTTTTTATGGATGTGCGAATGAAAGGTGAAGATAAGGCAAGTTTATGTAGCAACGTGTCAAGTACTAATGGGGTTTCCTTGGAGAATCTGAAGGGAGTGAGTAAAGATGAAGAGGGGAAGAAAGCTTTTAAGGAGAAGAAAACAGAGTCCAGCAATAGGAAGGCCCCAAAACGTCCCAAACCACCTAGAGGTCCATCATTGGATTCTGCTGACCTGAAGCTGATCCAAGAGATTACTGAGATTGCCATGTTGAAACGGGCAAGGATTGAGAGAATGAAAGCCGCAAAACAGTCATCACCTAATAGCAACATATTAGCCATGTTGTTCACTGTTCTCTTTTGTCCTGTGACTATTTTTCAAGTTAACAACTtttgataaatttgagtttgacttatgTGAGTTCAACAATTGCATAACTGTCTAGTATTTGCTTCCATGATGACTTAACCTCCGAAATGGGTTTCATGCTCTCTATAGTTTTGATGAGAGCTCTTTCCTAGTTcttggttaattttaaaattttgaagaaggGTCTGAatcatgtttttgttttgtagaTGTTCTACCTCTAGTTTGATCAGTATTCACCTAGTCCCTTTGGTGTTTTATGCTAATCATCTTAGAGATAAGAAGATAATTTGTCTTTGAATGTTTTAAAGACCTACCTTCTCATTCCATGTGCTTTTAACCCCTAGCAGGAATAGGATCAGTACTGATACGGTTACTCCCTAGGCAAATTAGTTTAGAAAGCAAGATTTCTTTTAGCAGGATATGTTAGTTCTGTATTATTTCATGGTGCCTTTTTGTACAATTAAAACTTATCATGTTGTTTTCGAAGAATTCTATTGGTCTTGATAATTGAATAGTGATTTTTATAGCTGTTTTATTCAAAACTTGTAACTTTTTTGTCTccttttcttcaaaattttcttgcAGGATTGTCACCCAGATCCACAGAGATAAAATTTGAGGGATCTCCTGTCTCAACAGGATCAACAAAGGGTGGTTTAATTTCTGTTCAATTCACTGGAAAACCACCTGCAAGTAGTGCAAATGGACCTGGATTTCCCAAGTAAGTCACTGTTGATATTGGCTATGAAAGTTATATTACGCACCTTTGCCCCCTATGGTCTGTAAATTCTGAAGATCAATGAAAACAACATCAAGGAAATCTaataaaatgaaactaaaattcttATTGAATTGCTGTTTGGTGGAGCAGGTTGCACGTTCAGAGCCACATCAAAGCATGAATATGGCTGCTAGGTGAAATTAGAATATCAGAGAACATGATAAAGTTGTCTTCAAGGTTATATAGGATAAATAAACTCACTGGTGGTTCCTGTAGTTCTCATTCATGCCATTACACTTGCACTTTTGATACGAATGGACCTctaaagttgaaattttttgggtaattaatCCCCCATTTTATTTCCTAAAATGGGGGGTGGGTTAAATTCCCCTATAAAATTTAGCGGGTACATTCCATCGAACTTTCATAGGTGCTATTAGTTGCCTCCTGGGCAACTAATGCAAAGAGACTTATGTGTTGGTGATTATGTCCGTAGGAGTACTTGAAGTGCTGCGGTAGGGGCCAAATTGATGACATGGCAATATTTTGAGCATCACAACTTGCCTTGCAAACTATCTGTGGCGTTCTATGTTTCGTTTGCAGACATGGGAATCctgaggataaaaaaaaaaaaaaataaataaaacaagcaCGCATTCTTTgtgaatgaaaatatttgatattaatgagtataataataataataataataataatgatttttctaGAAAACGTGATCATGTGAATATGAGAACTGTTCATGCCCAGCGTTGGTTAGAATTTGGATATCAAACAGATAATGGCACGTGATTGAGATAGTCTTCTGGAGCCAGCTTGCAGCTGTTGAAACACATGTAGTGAAGATCGTTTTCATTCTCGGGTTGTGGCTGAGTTAGCACATGCATTCACATGAGCTATGTTACTAGATTTCCTCTGAAGGAAAAATACCAACACATTCAAATTTGGACAGAAATCAGAATGCTCTGGAAGAATAGATAATGACTTACATGCGTTTCATACGCTTAGGCAGAAAGTTAGATTCCAAACCTATAACGTTGCGAAGTTAATTTATAACAAATGAAAGTCGGTTTATCTTTAGCAAATGTAACTTTACAAAAGTTTGtggaaatattgtatttttatatttgaagaCAAAATGCTGCGAATTCTTACATACAAGAATCAATAATTTGGTTAGTTTTCCTACCCGTTCTCCCCCTTGAGAGACGTTTGAAGCTGCTTAATATAGAGTTGGATACAGCAAATTAtagttaaatatgaaatatgctaCAGACTGCGGCAATAATACTCTTATGATTCTGCTTTAAGGTGTGCGTTATATGATTCATAGTAATGTACTAATACAACATTGTAACGTGGTAAAACCCCTACAATATATAGATCATTCCAAGACTAAATAAACAAGgataaatttcatatatatatatatataaacccctTCTAGAGGGTTCTACAAGCTGTATAGGTCTAGTTCTCTTCACCACAGAAAACCAGATTTGGCCCAATTCCATGTGATGAGTGGCTGAAAAGGGTTACCAGTACAGCTTCTGAACCCAAAAAAATGCGACCTCTAAACTGAAAACTGGAGTCTGGAAGCatcaaatattacaatttattgTGGTACAAAATTAACACAGTACAGTCACACGCCAATAATACCACATAGATGACTAAAATTTTAGCAATAGAAACAATGAAATCTAACCCTTTGCCAGAACATTAATAATTGCTACAGCAATCTGAGAAAGACTATGAATAAGTTTGTTTCTGTCACTTAACGGAGATTCACTTGTTCCTGAGAAGCCCTTCTCACATTGATCAACTAGTTTGGCAGCATCAGAAATTCCATAGTTAGCAAATCCGTATTGGCCTTTGCCCAAAGCTTCAATGGCTTGAGGAAGCTCATATTTGACAACTGAGATGTAGAGTTCAGCACATCCAGCCAAAGCTTTCTCTTGTTTAGGGTCTGAAGACTGTTTAATCAGCCCCTCAATGTAATGCAAAGTGTCGGTTGCATTTACAAGCACGATATTCGCCATTGAAGTGGCCAGCCCTTTAATATTTGAAGTTGAGGAGTTAGAGATTGGGTGCAGAGTGGCCACACAGAGATCGTGAAAAGGTGTTTTTTTGCATATGTTCTCTaccaaatcatcatcatcatcgttaATAGCAGCAGCTTCACATCGTAGCTGTAAATGAAgtgaaaggaaaagaagaaaaagtagaAAGGCGAGAGTTTTTTGCATGTTTGCAGAGAAGTACTGAAAGTGAACTGAAGTGGGCAGAGAACAAAGATGAttggttttgttgttttaagGTGATTTTATAGGGAGAGTTTGGGGATCCCCTTTCATCTAAAAGCAAAACTTCTTTGAGCTTGTTTTGTCTTGATTTTCATGTCATCCTACTCctactaatataattaaaaatgctCTTTATGTAATTTGCTTCAATTCAAACTCTCTTCACAAACTCCCTGTGTGAAACCTTACAGAATTcgataacataattatatatcatttcaCCAAATTTTGTAAAgcttaaaaaattgaacatttCTTAACATTATTCAAGACGAGGCGTGTTTGGCTTGTTGTCGATTATCAATAATTCGGTGAAAAGTTTCAGAATCACAAGATGTTGAATTGAGATTATGGTCATCTTTCCTTTATGAAATGCCTTAAAGTGATGGATGCGAAACTTGACCCGTGAACAAAATGGTAGAAAAGTGAAGGAAAATGTGCTCAAAGTACGCAAAAGCACCCATAGTTTTGTGGCAAAAAAGACAAAGCAATCACAATTTGGTAAACCACGACTAGCAAACTTTTTTAATCCACTCAAGGATTTTGTCTGCATTCTTTCCTTTCCATCTctttaatgaataaattatttaaattattataacagAAAGGGAAACATACTCCATAAATTCATGACAGAACCATGAATGAATTGTGTAGTGCAGGTCAAAGATAGAATAACAATAACATGTTAGACTATAAATGTAGAATAACAATGAAATCCAAAggatcaaatattttattaatactttaCATCTACCATGTAAGTAATTTTCTAAGGTTAAAAAAAGAACCGAATAAAATCTACTTAATTTCTCTCAAGGATTTTTGTTATgctttttttaagaaaataataattaatagttTGGGTGAATGATTTAACAACCAAATCAAAGCAATAGACAGGACAAATTTGCACTAGtgaagaattgaaaagaaggcCCAAATGTCACATCCTGACCTATACATTActaatatcaatattttaagTCTAAAATAATGTTTTCTATAGTTTATTGATCCCTTCCTTTTATGTAACTGAAGTTATCAAATTGAAGGTTAACGTAATTTGTGTTATGATTTTGTGATGgagtaaattacaatttttcattcataaaTAACAAGTTTTCACCCATTATATTTCTGAATTAccatttttcatctaaaatcttACTGTACTATGGAGAGAAAGGGTGTCATATGATTGTTTTGTTAAATTGGCACTTGTTAGAGGCTAGGTGGATAGTGACTAGCTTGGATTCAATGAAGTTCCTTTTCTATCCCccgtttttttaattttctttttcttttctttgcatGGGCCTTATATGAGCATCTTTTTCTTGTGGTGCtttgttttctttgctttttcttttgctCTAGAGATTTTGGTGTGCAGGTGTGATTGTTGGCTAGGCTTGGCACCATGGAATCTAGTCTAGGGGAGTCTTCTAGTGTGCATAAGGATCCCAAGGTTAAGGCTCGTTGATGTGAACCTCATAGATAAATTATAAGACCTTACACGCAAGTAAGGAAGCTAAAAACCTCGaaaagttaaatcaaattttaaattaaagaatacCTTAACCCCATGATTATGGATAgtcatgaaccaaaagtataagaCACCATTCCCAAGAACAAGTTGAGAAGGTGGGAGATAAGTTAGGTTTGATTGCCACAATCATTAGCTTGATAAGATTGCAAAGTTCGTAAAAGAACAAAGaggaaagttttttttttcattcaataataaaaaaacagcTGTGTAGTTTTAGGGTTATACACCCTCTATAGAGGAAATGCAATCCTAAACCAACTAGGATATAACTAATTCTagtaaaaccctaaaatcaaacaaataaaattaggtaTTTTTTAGCCCAAAACAAATTTAAGCcgaaataaatacaattatgtataattaaacataatttaagtataatttaagGCCCAATAACATAGCCCTTATATGGAGACAATAAGTGTTGCCTCTAATCGCAT
Above is a genomic segment from Mangifera indica cultivar Alphonso chromosome 3, CATAS_Mindica_2.1, whole genome shotgun sequence containing:
- the LOC123210290 gene encoding uncharacterized protein LOC123210290 isoform X1 produces the protein MLVVASPDNSLLWTVFLNQKCAMVSDSALSITEVVLSVVYCLSRIWRFLRFFFFKVVDSEGEVNSLLQRWNKPVGLSPRSTEIKFEGSPVSTGSTKGGLISVQFTGKPPASSANGPGFPKLHVQSHIKA
- the LOC123210289 gene encoding uncharacterized protein LOC123210289, whose amino-acid sequence is MDHVVRVEKIYLIDLESGCVDSEDGSREDSISSVKKQVKMLLAKVCSLFMDVRMKGEDKASLCSNVSSTNGVSLENLKGVSKDEEGKKAFKEKKTESSNRKAPKRPKPPRGPSLDSADLKLIQEITEIAMLKRARIERMKAAKQSSPNSNILAMLFTVLFCPVTIFQVNNF
- the LOC123210288 gene encoding cell wall / vacuolar inhibitor of fructosidase 1-like; translation: MQKTLAFLLFLLFLSLHLQLRCEAAAINDDDDDLVENICKKTPFHDLCVATLHPISNSSTSNIKGLATSMANIVLVNATDTLHYIEGLIKQSSDPKQEKALAGCAELYISVVKYELPQAIEALGKGQYGFANYGISDAAKLVDQCEKGFSGTSESPLSDRNKLIHSLSQIAVAIINVLAKG
- the LOC123210290 gene encoding uncharacterized protein LOC123210290 isoform X2, translated to MWVKKSRLVPCFVFMVTFFIMFEATLFFVVDSEGEVNSLLQRWNKPVGLSPRSTEIKFEGSPVSTGSTKGGLISVQFTGKPPASSANGPGFPKLHVQSHIKA